In Neoarius graeffei isolate fNeoGra1 chromosome 17, fNeoGra1.pri, whole genome shotgun sequence, a single window of DNA contains:
- the LOC132864650 gene encoding uncharacterized protein LOC132864650, with translation MNAAFPGVSRTADDCEKRWYSLQSHSRTEIAAYKRAISKTGEGSAPKPLSPVTSVVYSVLGSDTSITGIEGAADPAMQLLLQIEAAQEDQHPEYPPLPLPHPPLPLPRPPLPLPPPPPRLPHPLPSPSCTLPLPAAASPSSGPLSPPATPLLPAAGASSSPRWKKNEDGNTRA, from the exons ATGAATGCTGCGTTCCCCGGAGTCTCCCGCACAGCCGATGACTGTGAAAAGAGATGGTATTCGCTGCAATCTCATTCGAGGACTGAGATTGCAGCCTACAAACGAGCCATCAGTAAAACAG GAGAAGGCTCAGCACCAAAGCCTCTGTCCCCAGttacatcagtggtgtacagcgtgctggGGTCAGATACAAGCATCACTGGTATTGAGGGTGCTGCTGACCCAGCAATGCAGTTATTGTTACAGATAGAGGC GGCACAGGAGGATCAACACCCAGAatatcctcctcttcctctcccacatcctcctcttcctctcccacgacctcctcttcctctcccacctcctcctcctcgtctcccACATCCTCTTCCATCTCCCTCATGCACTCTTCCTCTTCCAGCTGCAGCGTCTCCCTCCAGTGGGCCTCTGTCTCCTCCTGCCACCCCTCTCCTTCCTGCTGCAGGTGCCAGTTCCTCACCCCGatggaaaaaaaatgaagatgGAAATACACGTGCTTAG